The following coding sequences are from one Paenibacillus sp. FSL R5-0912 window:
- the sigE gene encoding RNA polymerase sporulation sigma factor SigE, protein MVKFKLVLQLQYYRMLFLLGLKSQEIYYIGGSEALPPPLTREEEEFLLQRLSSGDAAVRAMLIERNLRLVVYIARKFENTGINIEDLVSIGAIGLIKAVNTFDPEKKIKLATYASRCIENEILMYLRRNSKTRSEVSFDEPLNIDWDGNELLLSDVLGTENDTIYRNIEEQVDRKLLQKALEKLSERERLIMELRFGLRGGEEKTQKDVADLLGISQSYISRLEKRIIKRLRKEFNKMV, encoded by the coding sequence ATGGTCAAATTCAAACTTGTGCTGCAACTGCAGTATTATCGCATGCTGTTTCTGCTGGGACTGAAGAGCCAGGAAATATATTATATCGGGGGCAGTGAAGCGCTGCCTCCTCCGCTTACTCGGGAAGAGGAAGAATTCCTGCTGCAGCGGCTCTCGAGCGGTGATGCAGCGGTCCGGGCCATGCTGATTGAACGCAATCTGCGGCTGGTGGTGTATATCGCCCGCAAATTTGAGAACACAGGGATCAATATCGAGGATCTTGTTTCCATCGGGGCGATAGGACTGATTAAAGCCGTCAACACCTTCGATCCGGAGAAAAAAATAAAACTGGCCACCTATGCCTCACGCTGTATTGAGAATGAAATTCTGATGTATCTGCGGCGCAACAGCAAAACTAGAAGCGAGGTTTCGTTTGATGAACCTCTGAATATTGACTGGGACGGCAACGAGCTGTTGCTATCGGATGTGCTGGGAACGGAGAATGACACGATTTACCGGAATATCGAAGAACAGGTGGACCGCAAGCTGCTGCAGAAGGCGCTGGAGAAGCTCAGTGAACGGGAAAGATTAATTATGGAGCTGCGGTTCGGACTGCGCGGCGGTGAGGAAAAAACCCAAAAGGATGTCGCTGATTTGCTTGGCATTTCCCAATCCTACATCTCGCGGCTGGAGAAAAGAATTATCAAGCGGCTGCGCAAGGAGTTCAACAAGATGGTGTAA
- a CDS encoding cell division protein FtsQ/DivIB yields the protein MPKTRMPLLKEDKPSKRMSRKITIILLLLFIALLAVIFFRSSVSKITAIHFQGDKYTSREELLAASGLTIGGQFFAVSGDSVESALTELKTVQEAAVDKSFPGVINISIKEFPAVAYELDEAGSLEAILSSGAAVSVKDTGIAVEKPILTNWKADDPYKTKLCQALADIPNELTSDISEIVPSPTLSFPDRIKLYTRSRFEVITAISLLKDKVEYLNQVIENEQPGLIKMLEADSYVPFHTEAEDSGEDADTQE from the coding sequence ATGCCTAAAACCCGAATGCCTCTTCTTAAAGAGGACAAGCCCAGTAAGAGAATGAGCCGTAAAATTACCATTATCCTGCTACTGTTGTTTATTGCGCTGCTGGCCGTGATATTTTTCCGTTCGTCCGTCAGTAAGATTACAGCTATCCATTTCCAGGGGGATAAATATACATCCCGGGAGGAATTGCTTGCCGCAAGCGGTCTTACGATCGGCGGACAGTTCTTCGCAGTCTCCGGAGATTCCGTGGAAAGTGCATTGACAGAACTGAAGACGGTTCAGGAAGCGGCTGTGGACAAGAGTTTCCCCGGTGTGATTAACATCAGCATTAAGGAATTCCCCGCAGTGGCATACGAGCTGGATGAGGCTGGATCGCTTGAGGCGATTCTGTCCAGCGGAGCTGCAGTATCTGTCAAGGATACAGGGATTGCCGTTGAAAAGCCGATATTAACCAACTGGAAGGCTGATGATCCGTACAAGACGAAGCTGTGCCAGGCGCTGGCTGATATTCCGAATGAACTGACCAGTGATATATCCGAGATCGTCCCCTCCCCGACTTTGTCTTTTCCGGACCGTATTAAGCTGTATACACGTTCACGGTTTGAGGTCATTACGGCAATTTCACTGCTTAAGGACAAAGTGGAATACCTAAATCAAGTAATTGAAAATGAGCAGCCGGGATTGATCAAGATGCTTGAGGCCGATTCTTATGTCCCATTTCATACGGAAGCGGAGGATTCCGGGGAGGATGCAGACACACAAGAGTAA
- a CDS encoding Rpn family recombination-promoting nuclease/putative transposase: protein MELLDPRVDFVFKRIFASESNKDVLLAFLNRIFMDAGDPPLEEVVLLNPYTDKDDPLDKLSIFDIWAKSADGKLINIEMQLFNKYDIEKRTLYYWSKRYAGQLQVSGKYTDLKKCVTINILNYKVLPNEHPHSVFHLREDATGMPLTDDIEIHFLELPKLNQPAVPGQGGLVNWLLFLKGINHSDWEVLLMNEPALRKAMETLEFLSQDSEARRKYEDRQKFLLDEASQRDGAQREGFAKGIAEGREVGRTEGRAEGELEAKLEIAKNLLAMGMDLPSVMKATGLTEEELKSIS from the coding sequence ATGGAGCTGCTGGACCCCCGGGTGGATTTTGTATTTAAACGGATATTTGCAAGCGAGAGTAACAAGGATGTGCTGCTGGCTTTTCTGAACCGGATATTCATGGATGCGGGAGATCCGCCGCTGGAGGAAGTAGTGCTGCTCAATCCTTATACAGATAAGGATGATCCGCTGGATAAGCTATCAATATTTGATATTTGGGCGAAGTCTGCAGACGGCAAGCTGATCAATATTGAAATGCAGCTGTTCAACAAATATGATATTGAGAAAAGGACCTTATATTACTGGAGCAAACGTTACGCGGGCCAGCTTCAGGTAAGCGGCAAATACACAGACCTCAAGAAATGCGTAACAATCAACATTCTGAATTATAAGGTGCTGCCTAACGAACATCCGCATAGTGTGTTTCACTTACGGGAGGATGCAACCGGAATGCCGCTCACGGATGATATTGAAATTCATTTTCTGGAATTACCCAAGCTGAATCAGCCAGCGGTTCCCGGCCAAGGCGGCCTGGTGAACTGGCTGCTGTTCTTGAAGGGAATAAACCACTCGGATTGGGAGGTGCTGTTGATGAACGAGCCTGCTTTGAGGAAGGCGATGGAAACCCTGGAGTTTCTGAGTCAGGATTCGGAAGCCCGGCGTAAATATGAGGACCGCCAGAAGTTTCTGCTTGACGAAGCCTCGCAGAGAGACGGTGCACAAAGAGAAGGGTTTGCTAAAGGCATAGCGGAAGGCAGAGAAGTAGGCAGAACAGAAGGCAGAGCAGAAGGTGAGCTCGAGGCAAAGCTGGAAATAGCCAAGAATCTCTTGGCTATGGGGATGGATCTTCCTTCTGTAATGAAGGCAACCGGACTGACTGAAGAAGAATTGAAATCTATTAGTTAA
- the ftsA gene encoding cell division protein FtsA, with translation MSNNDIIVSLDIGTSKVRAIIGEVTNGTFNIIGVGSADSEGIRKGAIVDIDQTVQSIKSAVEHAEQMVGIQISEVYVGISGNHIGLQSSHGVVAVQNEDREIGEEDIDRVIKAAEVIALPPEREVIDVVAKQYIVDGLEGIQDPRGMIGVRLEVEATIITGAKTPIHNLLRCVEKSGLKVKDLVLMSLGAGGLALSKDEKSMGAVLVDIGAGQATIAVYEEGSLCATSTIPIGGEFITNDIAYGLRTLTDQAEKVKLKYGCAWIDDAASDVVFKVLRIGSNVEKEFNQEDLAAIIEPRVQEIFHLIRQEVKRLGYNELPGGYILTGGTVSMPGVLKVAQTELAASVRIAVPDYIGVRDPGFTGGVGILHTVVRRFRGRSSGGSANKKTVNRSKQSAAPSQDSSKKPGLVERLKNMFSEFI, from the coding sequence TTGAGCAACAATGACATCATTGTTAGTTTGGACATCGGTACATCCAAAGTTCGGGCAATAATTGGGGAAGTTACCAATGGAACCTTTAATATTATTGGCGTTGGATCTGCTGATTCGGAAGGAATACGCAAGGGTGCGATTGTAGACATCGATCAGACTGTGCAATCGATCAAGAGTGCCGTAGAGCATGCGGAGCAAATGGTCGGTATTCAAATATCCGAGGTGTATGTCGGTATATCCGGTAATCATATCGGCCTGCAATCCAGTCACGGTGTAGTTGCCGTGCAGAATGAAGACCGTGAGATCGGCGAAGAAGATATCGACCGCGTAATCAAGGCTGCTGAGGTCATAGCACTGCCTCCTGAGCGCGAAGTCATTGATGTTGTCGCCAAGCAATATATCGTCGACGGGCTTGAAGGAATTCAAGATCCGCGCGGAATGATCGGAGTTCGCCTCGAGGTTGAAGCAACGATCATTACCGGGGCTAAGACACCAATACATAATCTGCTGCGCTGCGTGGAGAAATCAGGTCTGAAGGTTAAAGATCTTGTGCTTATGTCTCTCGGGGCAGGCGGATTAGCGCTTTCCAAGGATGAGAAATCAATGGGAGCAGTACTGGTGGATATCGGTGCCGGCCAGGCGACGATAGCCGTATATGAAGAAGGTTCCTTGTGCGCAACCTCTACGATTCCGATCGGAGGAGAATTTATAACCAATGATATTGCATACGGTCTGCGAACGCTTACCGATCAGGCTGAGAAGGTCAAGCTGAAATATGGCTGTGCCTGGATTGATGACGCCGCCTCGGATGTCGTGTTCAAGGTTCTGCGGATCGGCAGCAATGTTGAGAAGGAATTCAACCAGGAGGATCTGGCGGCGATTATTGAGCCCAGAGTTCAAGAAATCTTCCATCTGATCCGCCAGGAAGTGAAGCGGCTTGGTTACAATGAGCTTCCGGGAGGTTATATACTAACGGGTGGCACCGTTTCGATGCCGGGTGTCCTGAAGGTCGCCCAGACTGAGCTGGCAGCCTCCGTACGTATTGCCGTACCTGATTATATTGGAGTACGTGACCCCGGGTTCACCGGCGGTGTAGGTATACTCCATACCGTTGTGCGCAGATTCCGCGGACGAAGCAGCGGCGGAAGCGCCAATAAGAAGACGGTTAACCGCAGCAAGCAAAGTGCTGCACCTAGCCAGGATTCTTCCAAGAAGCCGGGGCTGGTAGAACGTCTAAAGAATATGTTCAGCGAGTTCATATAA
- a CDS encoding DivIVA domain-containing protein translates to MPLTPLDIHNKEFSRRIRGYDEDEVNEFLDQVIKDYESVIRENKELHNQLLSIQERLDHFVNIEESLSKTIIVAQEAADDVKNNSKKESQLILKEAEKNADRIINEALSKSRKVAIETEELRKQASIYRTRFRTLLEAQLELLSQDDWNALESREVSENAL, encoded by the coding sequence ATGCCATTAACACCGCTCGATATACATAACAAGGAATTCTCTCGGAGAATCCGCGGTTATGACGAAGATGAGGTCAACGAATTTCTGGATCAGGTCATTAAGGATTACGAAAGCGTTATTCGAGAGAACAAAGAGCTGCACAACCAGCTTTTATCCATTCAGGAGCGACTTGATCATTTTGTCAATATTGAAGAAAGCCTGTCCAAGACCATTATCGTGGCTCAGGAGGCAGCAGATGATGTGAAGAACAACTCCAAGAAAGAGTCACAGCTGATCCTCAAGGAAGCGGAGAAAAATGCGGACCGGATCATCAACGAAGCGTTGTCCAAATCCCGCAAGGTAGCGATCGAGACAGAGGAGCTGCGCAAGCAGGCTTCCATCTACCGCACCCGTTTCCGGACCCTGCTGGAAGCCCAGCTGGAGCTGCTGTCGCAGGATGACTGGAATGCGCTTGAGAGCCGCGAGGTAAGCGAGAACGCGCTTTGA
- the ftsZ gene encoding cell division protein FtsZ produces MLEFDFEMESLAQIKVIGVGGGGSNAVNRMIENGVQGVEFITVNTDAQALHMAKSEHKLQIGDKLTRGLGAGANPEVGKKAAEESRDLISNTLKGADMVFVTAGMGGGTGTGAAPVIAEIARECGALTVGVVTRPFTFEGRKRSNQAELGIEALKEKVDTLIVIPNDRLLEIVDKKTPMLEAFREADNVLRQAVQGISDLIAVPGLINLDFADVKTIMTERGSALMGIGIATGENRASEAARKAIMSPLLETSIEGARGVIMNITGGSNLSLYEVNEAAEIVTSASDPEVNMIFGAIIEESMKDEIKVTVIATGFEHKPSPVAPARRPASSSEPAADKDKNANLRPFGNQTTSDQLDIPTFLRNRTRGNND; encoded by the coding sequence ATGTTGGAATTTGATTTTGAAATGGAGAGCTTAGCCCAAATAAAGGTCATCGGCGTAGGCGGCGGCGGAAGCAATGCTGTAAACCGGATGATTGAAAATGGCGTTCAGGGTGTTGAATTCATTACGGTTAATACAGATGCCCAAGCGCTGCATATGGCCAAATCGGAGCATAAACTGCAAATCGGGGATAAACTGACCCGCGGACTTGGCGCTGGAGCCAATCCTGAGGTGGGGAAGAAAGCGGCTGAAGAATCCCGCGATCTGATTTCAAATACGCTTAAAGGTGCAGATATGGTATTCGTAACCGCAGGTATGGGCGGGGGTACCGGAACAGGCGCAGCGCCTGTAATTGCTGAGATTGCCAGAGAGTGCGGAGCATTGACGGTTGGCGTCGTGACCCGTCCGTTTACTTTTGAAGGCAGAAAACGTTCCAATCAGGCAGAACTGGGAATCGAAGCGTTGAAAGAAAAAGTGGATACGCTGATCGTGATTCCGAATGACCGCCTGCTGGAAATTGTGGATAAGAAAACACCAATGCTGGAGGCTTTCCGTGAAGCGGATAATGTACTCCGCCAGGCTGTGCAAGGGATATCTGATCTCATTGCCGTTCCCGGCCTGATCAACCTTGACTTTGCCGATGTGAAGACCATCATGACAGAACGCGGTTCGGCGCTTATGGGCATCGGAATTGCCACCGGCGAGAACCGTGCGTCAGAGGCGGCCCGCAAAGCCATTATGAGCCCGCTCCTCGAAACCTCGATTGAAGGTGCGCGCGGTGTAATCATGAACATCACAGGGGGCTCTAACCTCTCCCTGTACGAGGTTAATGAAGCGGCTGAGATTGTTACTTCTGCTTCGGACCCCGAAGTGAATATGATCTTCGGTGCCATTATCGAAGAGAGCATGAAGGACGAAATCAAGGTTACGGTAATTGCTACCGGCTTTGAACATAAGCCTTCCCCTGTAGCGCCTGCTCGCCGTCCTGCATCCAGCAGTGAGCCGGCAGCGGACAAGGATAAGAATGCGAATCTGCGTCCGTTCGGCAATCAGACAACCTCTGATCAGCTGGATATTCCAACCTTCCTGCGCAACCGGACACGCGGCAACAATGATTAA
- the spoIIGA gene encoding sigma-E processing peptidase SpoIIGA produces MKTLVVYIDLIFAANLLIDGILLWLTSWLVKLKVSWWRLSLSALVGALYVVMMFVPELSFMYTFLIKFGLSVVMLWIAFGFRSLQSYLRALGAFYIINFAAAGGIVGIHYLLQSSGDIWNGIIFTSSGGQAYRLKIGFWFVLAMLPLVLLLFKLIQASRRRREQLETYIGEVTVEIDGVIVTCPGLLDTGNRLNDPLTRIPVMVMESSLWEGHLPASWKGRLTQTGADTLVLEADGQSFAWQDRIRLVPYRGVNRGASFMLALKPDSVMIKLGGETFYSKRVLIGLDGGTLSGDGAYRAVIHPDLTHNESAVEAPADKAMS; encoded by the coding sequence GTGAAAACACTGGTTGTTTATATTGACTTGATCTTCGCCGCCAATCTGCTGATCGACGGAATTCTATTGTGGCTGACCAGCTGGCTGGTCAAGCTGAAGGTGTCCTGGTGGCGCCTGTCTCTCTCTGCGCTGGTTGGCGCGCTCTATGTCGTGATGATGTTTGTACCGGAGCTGTCCTTCATGTACACCTTCCTCATCAAGTTTGGGTTGTCGGTAGTGATGCTGTGGATCGCGTTTGGATTTAGAAGTCTGCAAAGCTATCTTCGTGCATTGGGGGCATTTTATATCATTAATTTTGCGGCGGCAGGAGGTATAGTAGGGATTCATTATTTGCTGCAAAGCTCAGGCGACATCTGGAACGGCATTATCTTTACTTCTTCAGGCGGCCAAGCTTACCGGCTGAAGATTGGATTCTGGTTCGTACTTGCGATGCTTCCGCTGGTGCTACTTCTCTTCAAGCTGATTCAAGCCTCACGCAGGCGCAGGGAGCAGCTGGAGACATATATCGGTGAAGTGACTGTGGAGATTGACGGTGTTATTGTTACTTGCCCCGGGCTGCTGGATACCGGAAACCGGCTGAATGATCCGCTTACGCGAATTCCGGTCATGGTTATGGAATCCTCATTATGGGAAGGCCATCTGCCGGCCTCATGGAAAGGGAGGCTGACACAGACGGGGGCAGATACACTTGTGCTGGAAGCGGACGGGCAGTCGTTCGCCTGGCAGGACAGAATACGGCTGGTGCCGTACAGAGGCGTTAACCGCGGGGCATCCTTCATGCTCGCGTTGAAGCCGGATTCAGTGATGATAAAGCTTGGCGGCGAAACCTTCTACAGCAAGAGGGTTCTCATCGGGCTGGATGGCGGGACACTGTCGGGAGACGGGGCGTACCGGGCGGTCATACATCCTGACCTGACCCACAATGAGAGCGCTGTAGAGGCGCCGGCAGACAAGGCTATGAGTTAA
- a CDS encoding cell division protein SepF: MGVMNRFMSFLGLQEEEEIVEREQISRDEDEYEPAPVETRKNQRANVVSIHSQKNVKVVLYEPRSYDEAQEIADHLRAHRTVVINLQRVRNDQAMRIIDFLSGTVYALGGGISKIGGNIFMCTPDTVEIQGSITEILGDDQDYNRMR; encoded by the coding sequence ATGGGCGTGATGAACCGGTTTATGAGTTTCTTGGGTTTGCAGGAGGAAGAGGAAATAGTGGAGCGGGAGCAAATCTCCCGTGATGAGGATGAATACGAACCCGCCCCTGTAGAAACACGCAAAAATCAGCGGGCTAACGTCGTCAGTATCCATTCGCAAAAAAATGTGAAGGTTGTGCTCTACGAGCCGCGTTCATATGACGAGGCCCAGGAGATTGCCGACCATCTGCGTGCTCACCGCACGGTAGTTATTAATTTGCAGCGGGTGCGTAACGACCAGGCAATGAGGATTATTGATTTTTTAAGCGGAACAGTTTATGCCCTGGGTGGAGGAATATCCAAAATTGGGGGCAATATATTTATGTGCACTCCAGATACAGTGGAAATCCAAGGCTCCATAACAGAAATTCTTGGTGACGATCAAGACTACAACAGAATGAGGTGA
- the pgeF gene encoding peptidoglycan editing factor PgeF: MEPFMRIDGTPRLLHLEPWREKYNAITAGFTGREGGSGTKPYDSFNCALHVGDDPAIVLSNRKLLAESLGFGLQSWTCGEQTHGKDIAVITEQDRGRGSLDRSTAFQATDGLLTNMPGVLLTSFYADCVPLYFYDPVYSVVGLAHAGWKGTVAEIAAAMADRMEQEYGSRPEDIQAAIGPSIGECCYEVDDYVMDHVRRLEAGLNPLMMVEGAPDLYRSSDKDSSKSMLNLKEMNQRIMIKAGILPTHIECTSWCTSCNSDLFFSYRKENGVTGRMTSWIGIKES; encoded by the coding sequence ATGGAACCGTTTATGCGGATTGACGGAACGCCTAGGCTGCTTCATCTGGAGCCGTGGCGTGAGAAGTATAATGCAATCACAGCAGGATTCACAGGCAGAGAGGGCGGCAGCGGTACGAAGCCGTATGACAGCTTCAACTGTGCGCTTCATGTCGGTGATGATCCGGCTATTGTGCTTAGCAACAGGAAGCTGCTGGCCGAAAGTCTTGGTTTCGGGCTCCAGTCCTGGACCTGCGGAGAACAAACCCATGGTAAAGATATAGCTGTAATTACAGAACAGGACCGCGGAAGAGGCAGCCTGGACCGGTCTACAGCTTTTCAGGCTACCGACGGGCTTCTGACTAATATGCCGGGTGTGCTGCTGACTTCCTTTTATGCGGATTGTGTGCCGCTATACTTCTATGACCCCGTGTACAGTGTTGTGGGGCTGGCACATGCAGGCTGGAAGGGGACTGTGGCAGAGATCGCAGCAGCGATGGCGGACAGAATGGAACAGGAGTATGGAAGCCGTCCGGAGGATATCCAGGCTGCTATAGGCCCTTCGATTGGCGAATGCTGCTACGAGGTAGATGATTATGTAATGGACCATGTCCGCCGGCTGGAGGCCGGGCTGAACCCGCTGATGATGGTGGAAGGGGCGCCGGACTTATATAGAAGCTCGGATAAGGACAGCAGCAAAAGTATGCTGAACTTGAAAGAAATGAATCAACGCATTATGATAAAAGCAGGAATATTGCCGACTCATATCGAATGTACATCTTGGTGTACAAGCTGTAACAGTGATCTGTTCTTTTCGTACCGCAAGGAAAATGGGGTTACAGGGAGAATGACGAGCTGGATCGGAATAAAGGAGAGTTGA
- a CDS encoding YggS family pyridoxal phosphate-dependent enzyme, with amino-acid sequence MLASLQERIAITMERVAQACAVSGREVSDVKVIAVTKYVPLDTVAAVLEAGLTEIAESRWQDAEPKWNALGHKGIWHFIGHLQTNKVKDVIGKFEYIHSLDRLSLARELHKKADAAGLDVKVFLQVNISGEDTKFGLPPEAVEGFLKDIAPLNRVKVIGLMTMAPHEEDPELTRPVFRGLRELRDSLNQLALTPEPIQELSMGMSNDFEVAIQEGATRVRLGTVLVGH; translated from the coding sequence ATGTTGGCCTCATTACAGGAAAGAATCGCCATCACCATGGAACGTGTCGCACAGGCCTGCGCGGTCAGCGGCCGTGAGGTGAGTGACGTCAAGGTTATCGCGGTGACGAAATATGTACCTCTGGACACGGTAGCTGCTGTACTGGAAGCAGGGCTCACGGAGATTGCGGAGAGCCGCTGGCAGGATGCAGAGCCTAAATGGAATGCGCTTGGACACAAGGGAATCTGGCACTTTATCGGGCATTTGCAGACCAATAAGGTAAAAGACGTTATCGGTAAATTTGAATATATACACTCGCTCGACCGGCTATCGCTGGCACGGGAACTCCACAAGAAGGCGGACGCCGCCGGACTGGATGTTAAGGTGTTCCTGCAGGTGAATATTTCCGGAGAAGATACAAAGTTCGGTTTACCGCCCGAAGCGGTGGAGGGGTTCCTGAAGGACATCGCCCCGCTAAACCGTGTGAAGGTAATCGGACTAATGACCATGGCCCCGCATGAGGAAGATCCGGAGCTTACCCGTCCCGTATTCCGGGGGCTGCGTGAGCTGCGTGATTCACTTAATCAGCTTGCTTTGACACCTGAGCCTATACAAGAGCTGTCGATGGGAATGTCGAATGATTTTGAAGTGGCGATACAGGAAGGAGCCACCCGGGTGCGCCTGGGTACGGTACTAGTAGGTCATTAG
- a CDS encoding YlmH family RNA-binding protein has translation MKNEIYGHFHPDERQFVDKAWEWVTNAGEYHETKLTEFLDPRQGYILQSLVNRHPDVIVRWEGGSDDAERKRAMVAPDYRDLTGEDMELKVLAITSGEQKFLALEHGDYMGAILGLGIKRGKIGDIHVLEDGCHVVVAEDIADYLSMNLTGVHRISVSTEILTLSGLRSSQVKLETMDFTVASLRLDGIAADVTRLSRSKILAPIKAGRVRVNWKVEEDPSCSLKDGDVVSIQGFGRFKVLEIGSLTKKGRYRILVGKFV, from the coding sequence ATGAAGAATGAAATTTACGGCCACTTCCACCCGGATGAACGGCAATTTGTGGACAAGGCCTGGGAATGGGTTACGAATGCAGGAGAGTACCATGAGACCAAGCTGACCGAATTTCTCGATCCCCGTCAGGGATATATACTGCAGAGCCTGGTGAACCGCCATCCCGATGTCATTGTACGCTGGGAGGGCGGTTCTGACGATGCCGAGCGGAAGCGGGCTATGGTTGCGCCGGATTACCGTGATCTCACGGGTGAGGACATGGAGCTGAAAGTGCTGGCCATTACCTCGGGGGAGCAGAAATTCCTTGCGCTGGAGCATGGTGATTATATGGGCGCCATCCTGGGACTCGGCATCAAAAGAGGCAAGATCGGTGATATTCATGTGCTGGAGGACGGCTGTCACGTTGTGGTAGCTGAGGATATTGCCGATTATCTGTCCATGAATCTGACCGGTGTGCACCGGATCAGCGTTAGTACAGAGATATTGACGCTATCCGGCTTACGCAGCAGCCAGGTTAAGCTCGAAACGATGGATTTCACTGTGGCTTCTCTGAGACTTGACGGAATTGCAGCAGATGTGACCCGGCTAAGCCGGAGCAAAATTCTGGCTCCTATCAAAGCCGGACGTGTGCGGGTGAACTGGAAAGTGGAGGAAGATCCGTCCTGCAGTCTGAAAGACGGTGATGTAGTTTCTATCCAGGGTTTCGGACGGTTCAAGGTGCTGGAGATCGGCAGCTTGACGAAGAAAGGCCGTTACCGGATTCTGGTAGGCAAATTTGTCTGA
- a CDS encoding YlmC/YmxH family sporulation protein, with the protein MNEDSVGSGKKMKISDFQTKDVINIVDGKRLGQISDLELDLRRGVIDAIIVPGYTRFMGLFGGGADLIIPWRNIVKIGADVVLVKIEESRMPQGQEEREMMYLERPERSERRTY; encoded by the coding sequence ATGAATGAAGATTCCGTAGGGTCAGGCAAAAAGATGAAAATCTCTGATTTTCAAACCAAGGATGTTATTAATATTGTGGACGGCAAGCGGCTCGGACAGATTAGTGATCTGGAGCTGGATCTGCGCCGGGGGGTTATTGATGCCATCATCGTACCGGGATATACAAGGTTCATGGGACTGTTCGGAGGCGGTGCCGATCTGATTATCCCGTGGCGGAATATCGTCAAGATCGGTGCCGATGTCGTCCTGGTAAAGATTGAGGAATCCCGGATGCCTCAGGGCCAGGAAGAGCGGGAGATGATGTATTTGGAGCGGCCGGAACGCAGCGAGCGGCGCACTTATTGA
- a CDS encoding YggT family protein gives MLFTIYYYMIIVYILMSWLPNLRENFIGELLGKLVEPYLTPFRKIIPPLFGTIDISPIIAIVVLRFAVGGLHSIVALVFG, from the coding sequence ATGCTATTTACAATTTACTATTACATGATTATCGTATACATTCTCATGTCCTGGCTGCCTAATCTGCGTGAGAACTTTATCGGTGAACTGCTCGGCAAGCTTGTCGAGCCGTATCTGACGCCATTCCGGAAGATTATTCCTCCGCTATTCGGAACGATCGACATCTCCCCGATTATTGCGATTGTCGTGCTCCGGTTTGCGGTAGGCGGGCTTCATTCCATTGTGGCCCTGGTGTTCGGCTAA
- the sigG gene encoding RNA polymerase sporulation sigma factor SigG, which produces MTRNKVEICGVDTAKLPVLTNVEMRALFTSLQQQGERSAREKLVNGNLRLVLSVIQRFNNRGEFVDDLFQVGCIGLMKAIDNFDLSQNVKFSTYAVPMIIGEIRRYLRDNNPIRVSRSLRDIAYKALQVRDSLTNQNSREPTILEISEALGVPKEDVVFALDAIQDPVSLFEPIYHDGGDPIYVMDQISDDKNKDVSWIEEIALREAMQRLGQREKRILSMRFFEGKTQMEVADEIGISQAQVSRLEKSAIQQMQKHVKS; this is translated from the coding sequence ATGACCCGAAATAAAGTCGAGATTTGCGGTGTGGACACCGCTAAGCTGCCCGTTCTTACGAACGTGGAAATGCGGGCATTGTTCACTTCGCTGCAGCAGCAGGGCGAGCGATCCGCCAGAGAGAAATTGGTAAATGGTAACCTTAGACTTGTTCTTAGCGTAATTCAAAGGTTCAATAATCGTGGGGAGTTCGTGGATGATCTGTTTCAGGTAGGCTGCATCGGACTCATGAAAGCCATCGATAATTTTGATTTATCGCAGAATGTCAAGTTCTCTACCTATGCGGTGCCGATGATCATCGGAGAGATCCGCCGCTACTTGCGTGACAACAACCCGATCCGGGTATCGCGCTCGCTGCGGGATATTGCCTATAAGGCCCTTCAGGTCCGTGACAGCCTGACCAATCAGAATTCGCGGGAACCGACGATCCTCGAGATTTCAGAAGCGCTCGGTGTACCTAAAGAGGATGTCGTCTTTGCCCTTGATGCTATTCAGGACCCGGTATCCCTGTTCGAGCCGATCTATCATGACGGCGGTGATCCGATCTATGTGATGGATCAGATCAGCGATGATAAGAACAAGGATGTATCCTGGATTGAAGAGATTGCTCTTCGTGAAGCGATGCAGCGGCTGGGACAGCGCGAGAAACGTATTTTGTCCATGCGGTTCTTTGAAGGTAAAACCCAGATGGAGGTAGCGGATGAGATTGGGATCTCACAGGCGCAGGTATCGCGGCTTGAGAAGTCGGCTATCCAGCAAATGCAAAAGCATGTGAAGTCTTAA